A single Candidatus Dormiibacterota bacterium DNA region contains:
- a CDS encoding acyl-CoA dehydrogenase family protein: MATHVVANQPPPFEHIDLFSSDRALVEGVARETRGADAEELRAFGALAGHPETIQLGFDANAYVPELHTHDRFGNRIDEVRFHPAWHVLLHHATTHGLHAAPWNDPKPYAHVSRAAKFFVWSQVEAGHGCPVSMTYAAIPALRSEPSIAQLWEPRLCAPSYDPRLLPIAQKTSALCGMGMTEKQGGSDVRANQTRALAAGTARGSGAEYVLTGHKWFCSAPMSDAFLMLAQTDAGLGCFFVPRVLPDGTRNPFAILRLKEKLGNRSNASGEIELEGTHAWMIGEDGRGVRTIVEMVNQTRLDCIIGSASGIRHALAQAIHHATYRETFGAKLVDHPLMRNVLADLALESEAATALFLRIARTIDESATDPRAAALKRIGTALGKYFVCKRAPMLVAEALESLGGNGYVEESILPRLYREAPLNSIWEGSGNINALDVLRIVRKQPEALEAFREELAPAMSDARFAPSAKALELLLRDGPSLELHARSIVERMALLWQGALLLAHAPAAVSDAFIASRLNGDADRTLGTLRSSTSFAAIVERAAPR, encoded by the coding sequence ATGGCAACGCACGTCGTAGCAAATCAGCCACCTCCGTTCGAGCATATCGATCTCTTCTCGAGCGATCGAGCACTCGTCGAAGGCGTCGCCCGCGAAACGCGCGGCGCTGACGCGGAAGAATTGCGCGCGTTCGGTGCGCTCGCCGGACATCCCGAAACGATCCAACTCGGCTTCGACGCGAACGCGTACGTCCCCGAACTCCACACGCACGACCGCTTCGGCAATCGCATCGATGAAGTGCGTTTCCATCCCGCATGGCACGTGCTCTTGCATCACGCGACGACGCACGGGCTCCACGCCGCTCCATGGAACGATCCCAAACCCTACGCGCACGTCAGCCGCGCCGCGAAATTTTTCGTGTGGTCGCAAGTGGAGGCCGGGCACGGATGCCCCGTGTCCATGACGTATGCGGCCATCCCCGCGCTGCGCAGCGAGCCTTCGATCGCGCAACTTTGGGAACCGCGACTCTGCGCGCCCTCGTACGACCCGCGACTGCTGCCGATCGCGCAAAAAACCAGCGCGCTGTGCGGCATGGGCATGACCGAGAAGCAAGGCGGTTCCGACGTTCGGGCCAATCAAACGCGCGCGCTTGCGGCGGGCACGGCGCGCGGCTCCGGCGCCGAATACGTCCTGACGGGGCATAAGTGGTTCTGCTCGGCGCCGATGAGCGATGCGTTTTTGATGCTCGCGCAGACCGATGCCGGCTTGGGATGTTTCTTCGTGCCGCGCGTGTTGCCGGATGGAACCCGCAATCCGTTCGCGATCCTGCGCCTCAAAGAGAAGCTCGGCAATCGCAGCAATGCCTCGGGCGAGATCGAGTTGGAGGGAACGCACGCATGGATGATCGGCGAAGACGGGCGCGGCGTCCGCACCATCGTCGAAATGGTCAATCAGACGCGCTTGGATTGCATCATCGGCTCGGCGAGCGGCATTCGCCACGCGCTCGCGCAAGCGATCCATCACGCGACCTATCGCGAAACCTTCGGAGCGAAGTTGGTCGATCACCCGTTGATGCGTAACGTACTGGCCGATCTGGCACTCGAATCGGAGGCTGCAACCGCCCTGTTCCTTCGCATAGCCCGTACCATCGATGAGTCGGCGACCGATCCGCGCGCGGCGGCCCTCAAGCGCATCGGTACCGCGCTTGGAAAGTACTTCGTCTGCAAGCGCGCGCCGATGCTCGTCGCCGAAGCGCTGGAATCGCTCGGCGGCAACGGGTACGTGGAAGAATCGATCCTGCCCCGCCTCTATCGCGAAGCGCCTCTCAATTCCATCTGGGAGGGTTCGGGCAATATCAACGCGCTCGACGTCCTGCGGATCGTGCGCAAACAGCCGGAGGCGCTGGAAGCGTTTCGCGAGGAGCTCGCGCCCGCAATGTCCGATGCACGCTTCGCGCCGTCGGCAAAAGCCTTAGAGCTGCTGCTCCGCGACGGCCCTTCGCTCGAACTCCACGCTCGATCGATCGTGGAACGCATGGCGTTGCTCTGGCAGGGGGCGCTCTTGTTAGCGCACGCTCCCGCTGCCGTCTCCGATGCTTTCATCGCGAGCCGCCTCAACGGCGACGCAGACCGCACCCTGGGAACGCTTCGCTCGTCAACGTCGTTTGCGGCGATCGTCGAGCGTGCCGCGCCGCGATGA